Proteins from a genomic interval of Spea bombifrons isolate aSpeBom1 chromosome 4, aSpeBom1.2.pri, whole genome shotgun sequence:
- the LOC128491709 gene encoding olfactory receptor 11L1-like, with translation MFEVNQTEVVEILLLGFQNLQSLKSVLFVLFLVIYILTLFGNLLIIILVAKFPRLKSPMYFFLTQLSVCDLLLTTNIAPNTLYVIINGGSTISLTGCITQFYFFCFSEATECFLLTMMSYDRYLAICRPLHYTSIMSFRLCFQLILLSWVLACIITLVLAPQVSALQFCGHVIDHFFCDFLPLLELSCTKHTLAELTDFLLGIPFVAAPFFFIIFTYLSIFITILGISSSAGRQKAFSTCSSHLTVVCVYYGTLIIVYLAPSHGEWFNVNKALSVLYTVLCPFINPVIYSLRNKDIRIHFKKFVFSSLRI, from the coding sequence atgtttgaaGTGAATCAGACAGAAGTGGTGGAAATTCTGCTGTTGGGTTTTCAGAACTTACAGAGTTTGAAGTCTGTTCTATTTGTTCTGTTCCTTGTGATCTACATCTTGACGTTATTCGggaacctgctgattattatattggtggcCAAGTTTCCGAGGctgaaatctcccatgtatttcttcctcactcagttatcgGTGTGCGATCTCCTTCTGACCACCAATATAGCCCCCAACACGCTCTATGTTATAATTAATGGAGGAAGCACGATATCTCTTACTGGCTGCATCactcagttttactttttttgtttttcagaagcCACAGAATGTTTCCTTCTCACAATGATGTCCTACGACCGGTATTTGGCCATTTGCCGCCCGCTGCATTACACGTCCATCATGAGTTTTAGGCTCTGTTTCCAACTCATTCTACTTTCCTGGGTTTTAGCATGTATTATAACATTAGTTCTTGCCCCTCAAGTTTCTGCTTTACAGTTCTGTGGGCATGTCATTGACCATTTTTTCTGTGATTTTCTTCCCCTCCTAGAGCTCTCATGTACAAAGCATACACTTGCCGAGCTTACAGATTTCCTCTTAGGCATTCCCTTTGTAGCTGCCcctttcttctttattatttttacatatctttctatttttatcactatCCTTGGAATTTCCTCCAGCGCCGGGAGGCAGAAAGCCTTCTCTACCTGCAGCTCTCACCTGACTGTAGTTTGTGTCTACTACGGGACATTAATTATAGTCTATCTTGCTCCTTCCCATGGGGAATGgtttaatgtaaataaagcaCTATCTGTTCTGTATACAGTTCTATGCCCATTTATAAACCCAGTGATATATAGTCTTAGGAACAAGGATATCAGGATACACTTTAAGAAATTTGTTTTCAGTAGCCTAAGGATTTAA
- the LOC128491710 gene encoding olfactory receptor 11L1-like, which produces MSEVNATKVVGFLLLGFQNPRSLNSVLFVVFLVIYILTLVGNLMIIILVAKFQGLQSPMYFFLTQLSLCDILITTNISPNMLHVIINGGSTIFFIGCITQFCFFAISEATECFLLSAMSYDRYLAICRPLHYTSIMSFNLYFQLILSSWLLACIVAFILAAHVSALQFCGHVIDHYFCDLGPLLELSCTKHPLIELIDFVLTIPCVAVPFFFIIFTYVSIFITILGISSSLGRQKAFSTCSSHLTVVCAYYGTVIIVYMAPSQGLSFNINKVLSLLYTVLCPFFNPIIYSLRNRDIRIHLNKFILRSLGRI; this is translated from the coding sequence atgtcTGAAGTCAATGCGACTAAAGTGGTGGGGTTTCTGCTGTTGGGTTTCCAGAACCCTAGGAGTTTGAACTCTGTTCTATTTGTTGTGTTCCTTGTGATCTACATCTTGACGTTAGTCGGGAACCTgatgattattatattggtggcCAAGTTTCAGGGTCTTCAATcgcccatgtatttcttcctcactcagttatcaTTGTGTGATATCCTTATAACCACAAATATATCCCCCAACATGCTCCATGTTATAATTAATGGAGGAAGCACTATATTCTTTATTGGTTGCATCACTCAGTtttgcttttttgctatttcagaAGCAACAGAATGTTTCCTTCTCTCAGCAATGTCCTACGACCGGTATTTGGCCATTTGTCGCCCGCTGCATTACACGTCTATCATGAGTTTTAATCTCTATTTCCAACTCATTCTTTCTTCCTGGCTTTTAGCATGTATAGTAGCTTTTATTCTTGCAGCTCATGTTTCTGCTTTACAGTTCTGTGGTCATGTTattgaccattatttctgtgatctTGGTCCCCTACTAGAGCTGTCATGTACAAAGCATCCTCTTATTGAACTTATAGATTTTGTCCTAACCATACCTTGCGTAGCCGTCcctttcttctttattatttttacatatgtttccatttttatcaCTATCCTTGGAATTTCCTCCAGCCTTGGGaggcagaaagccttctccacctgcagctctcacTTGACTGTAGTGTGCGCCTACTATGGGACTGTAATTATCGTCTATATGGCTCCATCCCAAGGGCtatcatttaatataaataaagtgttaTCTCTTCTATATACAGTACTATGCCCATTTTTTAACCCAATTATATATAGCCTAAGGAATCGGGATATcagaatacatttaaacaaatttatTCTGAGGAGTTTAGGaaggatttag